One window from the genome of Garra rufa chromosome 1, GarRuf1.0, whole genome shotgun sequence encodes:
- the LOC141325166 gene encoding immunoglobulin lambda-1 light chain-like, with translation MITIFCAFFTLLTCVSGVTVVTQSPLITVSKGQTAKLDCNLGIVNSARWYKQTPGRVPQYMLRFFHNWSSVKYGSGYSAPKFTSTHSSKTDYSLIITNVDVDDSAVYYCNTWDSSASEVVFGQGTKLIVTDAAAAAPVLNILRPSREELSSSKVTLVCLINHMSGALADVRWLVNGNSVTEGVFTGSDVQQVDKNFMMSSSLTIESSEWDKDTQLTCEATTASKTTSKSIKKSDCSD, from the exons ATGATCACAATATTCTGTGCTTTCTTCACTCTTCTGACCT GTGTCAGTGGAGTGACTGTAGTGACTCAGAGTCCATTAATCACAGTCAGTAAAGGACAAACCGCTAAACTGGACTGTAATCTGGGAATAGTTAATTCTGCTAGATGGTACAAACAGACTCCAGGAAGAGTTCCTCAGTATATGTTAAGATTTTTCCATAACTGGAGCTCAGTCAAATATGGATCTGGTTATTCTGCTCCTAAATTCACATCAACACATTCATCCAAAACAGATTATAGTCTGATCATCACTAATGTGGATGTGGATGATTCTGCAGTGTATTACTGTAACACATGGGACAGCTCTGCTAGTGAG GTGGTATTCGGACAAGGAACAAAACTCATTGTGACTG atgctgctgctgctgctcctgTGCTGAACATCCTCCGTCCATCCAGAGAAGAGCTGAGCTCCAGTAAAGTCACTCTGGTGTGTCTGATCAATCACATGTCTGGGGCTTTGGCTGATGTGCGTTGGCTTGTGAACGGGAACTCAGTTACTGAAGGCGTCTTCACTGGATCTGATGTACAGCAGGTTGATAAAAACTTCATGATGAGCAGTTCTTTAACCATTGAGAGCTCAGAGTGGGACAAAGACACACAGCTGACATGTGAAGCAACTACTGCCTCAAAAACCACCAGCAAAAGCATCAAGAAATCTGACTGCAGCGACTGA